In Afipia carboxidovorans OM5, the sequence GTTGCCGAGAACGGCTGTCATGCCGCGGTCGGAAATCTGCCGCAGGCCGTTTTCCAGCGTATTCAACCGGCCCAGTTTCATGAGTTTGAGCTTGATGTAATCGGCGCATTTCAGGTCGGCTGCCCGATCTATATCGCTCAAAGAGTAAATCGATTCGTCGAGCATCAAAGGCACACTGCTGACCTTGGCGATCGCGGCTGCCGACTCCCAATCCTCTGCCGCACAAGGCTGTTCAACAAGCTCGATGTCTTCTGGTTCGAGCCGGCTCAAAAAATGGATCGCTTGTTCGCGATTGTAACCCTGGTTGCCGTCGACGCGTAGTTTCGCCCGGCCATTTACGATCTCCCGGACCACGTTCACCTGCTTGAGGTCCGCTTCTGGCTCCCATCCGATTTTGACTTTCAGCGTTTTGTAGCCGCGATCCAGCAATGTCTCGACTTCGTGCTCGAGCTTGTCGCGGTGATCGGCTTTTCCATTGACCGTTCCGAGCAATTCAAAGCGGCCACTACGCTGCAGGATTGGATCTCCTGCTCGCCAGTCGAGTGCAGTGAGGAATGCAGTCGCCGTGAACGGCGCCTTATCCAGCATTTTGTCACACGCGGAAACCAGTTCCTGCGTCGTCGTGCAACTGTCCGTCAGGTCCTGTGCCAGCGACCAGCTCTGATCGATGGTCTCGTCGGTATAGCCGGGCAGGATAGTTGCTTCCCCCCAACCGATATTTCCGTTGTCGAGAACAGCCACCAGCAGCACGTCGAAATGCGTCTGCT encodes:
- a CDS encoding mandelate racemase/muconate lactonizing enzyme family protein, which codes for MPTGLPNSKIALATAKLRLPLTVPYRLAFGEQTHFDVLLVAVLDNGNIGWGEATILPGYTDETIDQSWSLAQDLTDSCTTTQELVSACDKMLDKAPFTATAFLTALDWRAGDPILQRSGRFELLGTVNGKADHRDKLEHEVETLLDRGYKTLKVKIGWEPEADLKQVNVVREIVNGRAKLRVDGNQGYNREQAIHFLSRLEPEDIELVEQPCAAEDWESAAAIAKVSSVPLMLDESIYSLSDIDRAADLKCADYIKLKLMKLGRLNTLENGLRQISDRGMTAVLGNGVATDLGCWMELCVALSNVKTAGEMNGFLKTPVQLLEPALTCEGASVILDGSMPKINLDAVEHHAIDRAGAWKEIA